The following proteins are encoded in a genomic region of Arcobacter cloacae:
- a CDS encoding 16S rRNA (uracil(1498)-N(3))-methyltransferase — MQFTYDEFCGENILEIKDEVYNYLIKARRHKIDDEIYFRNLKDENLYLYKIVLIDKKKAILNLLNSEKKILINNKTLHIGWCVIDPKTVEKYIASLNEMGVDRISFIYSDYSQKNFKINIEKLEKILINSSCQCGRSDIIKLDIYKNLNEFISKNQNVYFLDFSTTLIDEKKDEIKTIVIGCEGGFSNNERENFDKDFIVGFDSNLILRSETAVLAVCSKIIL, encoded by the coding sequence ATGCAATTTACTTATGATGAATTTTGTGGTGAAAATATTCTTGAGATAAAAGATGAAGTTTATAACTATTTAATAAAAGCAAGACGTCATAAAATTGATGATGAGATATATTTTAGAAATTTAAAAGATGAGAATTTATATTTATATAAAATTGTTCTAATAGATAAGAAAAAAGCAATTTTGAATCTTTTAAATAGTGAAAAGAAAATACTTATTAATAATAAAACACTTCATATTGGCTGGTGTGTAATTGATCCTAAAACAGTTGAAAAATACATAGCTTCTTTGAATGAAATGGGAGTTGATAGAATAAGTTTTATTTATAGTGATTATTCACAAAAGAATTTTAAAATAAATATTGAGAAACTTGAAAAAATTTTAATTAATTCTTCATGTCAATGTGGACGTTCGGATATTATAAAACTTGATATTTACAAAAATTTAAATGAATTTATTTCTAAAAATCAAAATGTTTATTTTTTAGATTTCTCTACAACTTTAATTGATGAAAAAAAAGATGAAATTAAAACTATAGTAATTGGTTGTGAAGGTGGCTTTTCAAACAATGAAAGAGAAAACTTTGATAAAGATTTTATTGTGGGATTTGATTCTAATTTGATACTTCGTTCTGAAACAGCTGTTTTAGCAGTTTGTTCTAAAATTATTTTATAA
- a CDS encoding molybdopterin molybdotransferase MoeA: protein MATTMQNTLDILYGLNLKINYEILPIENSLDRICAQDIYANSFLPKFNNSAMDGYALIYEDKDNELEVIDTILAGDNNNKLLEKNSCIKIMTGAKIPDNATAIIPKEEIIELNDNKIKILKNIKKFQHIRYIGEDIKKDEIIIKKGEIINFSGITLLSSQGISHIKVFKKPKVTVFASGEELKLHYEKIESFQIYNSNTPTFVARAKELGCQVNFIGQAQDNIESIKELILNSLDADLIITSGGVSVGDADFTKESFLQLNFETIINGIDIKPGKPTIFGKINNTFILNLPGNPLAASLIFELFGKIIIQKLLGSTNFYHNFIYGKLKEDFTTKKGKTTIIPGFFDGEYFVISKKRSAGMVSTLSSCNSMLVLNSDVENLKKDNLVKILPIDWKFFTDIKKDFLTNE, encoded by the coding sequence ATGGCTACTACAATGCAAAATACATTAGATATTCTATATGGTTTAAATCTAAAAATTAATTATGAAATTTTACCTATTGAAAACTCTTTAGATAGAATTTGTGCACAAGATATTTATGCAAACAGTTTTTTACCAAAATTTAACAACTCTGCAATGGATGGATATGCTTTAATTTACGAAGATAAAGATAATGAATTAGAAGTAATAGATACTATTTTAGCAGGTGATAACAATAATAAATTATTAGAAAAAAATTCTTGTATTAAAATCATGACAGGTGCTAAAATACCAGATAATGCAACGGCTATTATTCCTAAAGAAGAGATTATAGAGCTAAATGACAATAAAATAAAAATATTAAAAAATATTAAAAAATTTCAACATATTAGATACATTGGTGAAGATATAAAAAAAGATGAAATTATTATTAAAAAAGGTGAAATTATTAACTTTTCAGGAATCACCCTACTTTCAAGTCAAGGAATTTCACATATTAAAGTTTTCAAAAAACCAAAAGTTACTGTTTTTGCAAGTGGTGAAGAGTTAAAGCTTCATTACGAAAAAATTGAATCTTTTCAAATTTATAATTCAAATACTCCAACATTTGTTGCAAGAGCAAAAGAGTTAGGTTGTCAAGTAAATTTTATTGGTCAAGCACAAGATAATATTGAATCTATAAAAGAATTAATTTTAAACTCTTTAGATGCTGATTTAATAATAACTTCAGGTGGAGTTTCAGTAGGAGATGCTGATTTTACAAAAGAATCTTTTTTACAACTAAATTTTGAAACAATAATTAATGGTATTGACATAAAACCAGGGAAACCTACAATTTTTGGTAAAATCAATAATACATTTATTTTAAATTTACCAGGCAATCCACTAGCTGCTTCATTAATTTTTGAGCTATTTGGGAAAATTATTATTCAAAAATTATTAGGTTCAACAAATTTTTACCATAACTTTATTTATGGAAAATTAAAAGAAGATTTCACTACAAAAAAAGGTAAAACAACTATAATTCCAGGTTTTTTTGATGGAGAATATTTTGTAATATCAAAAAAAAGATCTGCAGGTATGGTTTCAACTTTAAGTTCATGTAATTCTATGCTTGTGTTAAATAGTGATGTTGAAAATTTAAAAAAAGATAATTTAGTAAAAATCTTACCTATTGATTGGAAATTTTTTACAGATATAAAAAAGGATTTTTTAACAAATGAATAA
- the queC gene encoding 7-cyano-7-deazaguanine synthase QueC — translation MNKKAICILSGGMDSTLASYIAKNDGYEIIAVHFNYGQRTQNRELKAFRDICDDLKILEKYEIDIPFFTQIGASALTDKNIDVPTNGIETGVPITYVPFRNGIFLSITAAIAEKEGATAMYIGVVQEDSSGYPDCTDDFIEKMKKAINQGTKEDTHIDIVTPLVHLSKAQIVEEAIRLNVPLEHTWSCYKEEEFACGVCDSCRLRLNGFKVANQVDPIPYKGL, via the coding sequence ATGAATAAAAAAGCAATATGTATTTTAAGTGGAGGAATGGATTCTACTCTTGCTTCATATATAGCAAAAAATGATGGTTATGAAATAATTGCTGTTCATTTTAATTATGGACAAAGAACACAAAATAGAGAATTAAAAGCATTTAGAGATATTTGTGATGATTTAAAAATTTTAGAAAAATATGAAATTGATATACCATTTTTCACACAAATTGGAGCTAGTGCATTAACAGATAAAAATATAGATGTTCCAACAAATGGTATTGAAACAGGTGTTCCAATAACTTATGTACCATTTAGAAATGGAATTTTTCTATCAATTACAGCTGCAATTGCTGAAAAAGAAGGAGCAACAGCTATGTATATTGGTGTTGTTCAAGAAGATAGTTCAGGATATCCTGACTGTACTGATGATTTTATTGAGAAAATGAAAAAAGCTATAAATCAAGGAACAAAAGAAGATACTCATATTGATATTGTTACTCCACTAGTGCACCTAAGTAAAGCACAAATTGTTGAAGAAGCTATTAGATTGAATGTTCCTCTTGAGCATACTTGGTCTTGTTATAAAGAAGAAGAGTTTGCTTGTGGAGTTTGTGACTCTTGTAGATTAAGATTAAATGGATTTAAAGTTGCAAATCAAGTTGATCCAATTCCTTATAAAGGCTTATAA
- a CDS encoding 6-carboxytetrahydropterin synthase has protein sequence MHWKISKEFEFCYGHRVWSQTLNTEFSLDGCLKCRHLHGHQGKILVYLEASELKDGMVTDFKHLNWFKQFIDDVLDHKFILDINDPLFDTLLPNVKKNELIKFDENYYLVDLTKFKDDEIHIKELYEGYVLVDFVPTSENLSAWFLRIVQKKMDKLNIKVSHIEFLETPKSKSTFYA, from the coding sequence ATGCATTGGAAAATATCAAAAGAGTTTGAATTTTGTTATGGGCATAGAGTGTGGTCTCAGACTTTAAATACTGAATTTTCTTTGGATGGTTGTTTGAAATGTAGGCATTTACACGGTCATCAAGGAAAAATTTTAGTTTATCTAGAAGCTTCTGAGTTAAAAGATGGAATGGTAACAGATTTTAAACATCTAAATTGGTTTAAACAATTTATTGATGATGTACTTGACCATAAATTCATTTTAGATATTAATGACCCACTGTTTGATACATTACTTCCAAATGTTAAGAAAAATGAATTAATTAAATTTGACGAAAACTACTATTTAGTAGATTTAACAAAATTCAAAGATGATGAAATTCATATTAAAGAGCTTTATGAAGGTTATGTTTTAGTTGATTTTGTTCCAACAAGTGAAAATTTATCAGCTTGGTTTTTAAGAATTGTTCAAAAGAAAATGGATAAATTAAATATAAAAGTTTCTCATATAGAATTTTTAGAGACTCCAAAAAGTAAAAGTACGTTTTATGCTTGA
- a CDS encoding 7-carboxy-7-deazaguanine synthase QueE: MLEINEIFGPTIQGEGKLVGTPSIFIRFGKCNFSCVGFAVEYETPSGIKKCACDSYYAVDTEFKDTWTKYKSYEEIVNEVNKLMNLFPYNYKIDIVITGGEPLLYWNKKEFQKLLEHYINDGHNVTIETNASLNLNFEYEYQKKLLFSMSVKLSNSLEPIKKRVNKETLTKILSNTKDSYLKFVIGKDFLTQAKKEIMEIINNIPKCEVYLMPLGDTAEEINKNCEEVINMAIQNGFKYCDRLHIRVWDNKRGV, encoded by the coding sequence ATGCTTGAAATAAATGAGATTTTTGGACCAACTATTCAAGGAGAAGGTAAGCTTGTAGGTACTCCTTCAATTTTTATAAGATTTGGGAAATGTAATTTTAGCTGTGTTGGATTTGCAGTAGAATATGAAACTCCAAGTGGAATAAAAAAATGTGCTTGTGATTCATATTATGCTGTTGATACAGAGTTCAAAGATACATGGACAAAATATAAAAGTTATGAAGAAATTGTAAATGAAGTTAATAAACTAATGAATTTATTTCCATACAATTATAAAATTGATATAGTAATCACAGGTGGAGAACCTCTTTTATATTGGAATAAAAAAGAGTTCCAGAAACTATTAGAGCATTATATAAATGATGGACATAATGTTACAATTGAAACAAATGCATCACTTAATCTAAATTTTGAATATGAATATCAAAAAAAACTTCTTTTTTCAATGAGTGTTAAACTTAGTAATTCATTAGAACCCATAAAAAAAAGAGTTAATAAAGAGACTTTGACAAAAATATTGTCAAACACCAAAGACTCTTATTTAAAATTTGTAATAGGAAAAGATTTTTTAACTCAAGCTAAAAAAGAGATTATGGAAATAATAAATAATATTCCAAAATGTGAAGTCTACTTAATGCCACTTGGAGATACAGCAGAAGAGATTAATAAAAATTGTGAAGAAGTTATAAATATGGCTATACAAAATGGATTTAAATATTGTGATAGATTACATATTAGAGTTTGGGATAATAAAAGAGGCGTTTAG
- the fabG gene encoding 3-oxoacyl-ACP reductase FabG, with the protein MKFSGSNVLVTGASRGIGEQIAKTLASFGLKVWINYRSGAQAAEAIKEEIEKAGGKAAIIKADVTNEEEFTNAIKTIIDADGELSYLVNNAGITKDKLALRMSVNDFTDVINANLTSTFIGCKEALKVMGKKRFGSVVNISSIVGEMGNPGQTNYSASKGGVNAMTKSFAKEAASRGIRYNAVTPGFIQTDMTDELKEEVKAEYEKNIPLSRFGKPSEIADAVAFLLSDHSSYITGEILKVNGGLYV; encoded by the coding sequence ATGAAATTTTCAGGTTCTAATGTATTAGTTACAGGTGCAAGTAGAGGAATCGGTGAGCAAATCGCAAAAACTCTTGCAAGTTTTGGACTAAAAGTTTGGATAAATTACAGAAGTGGTGCACAAGCAGCTGAAGCAATAAAAGAAGAGATAGAAAAAGCTGGAGGGAAAGCTGCGATAATTAAAGCTGATGTTACTAATGAAGAAGAGTTTACAAATGCAATCAAAACTATCATTGATGCAGATGGAGAACTATCATATTTAGTAAATAATGCTGGAATTACAAAAGATAAATTAGCTCTAAGAATGAGTGTAAATGATTTTACTGATGTAATAAATGCAAACTTAACTTCTACATTTATTGGTTGTAAAGAAGCACTAAAAGTAATGGGTAAAAAAAGATTTGGTTCAGTTGTTAATATCTCTTCAATTGTTGGAGAAATGGGAAATCCTGGACAAACAAATTACTCAGCTTCAAAGGGTGGAGTAAATGCTATGACAAAATCTTTTGCAAAAGAAGCAGCTTCAAGAGGTATAAGATATAACGCAGTAACTCCTGGTTTTATTCAAACAGATATGACTGATGAATTAAAAGAGGAAGTAAAAGCTGAATATGAAAAAAATATTCCTCTTTCAAGATTTGGTAAACCAAGTGAAATTGCCGATGCAGTTGCATTTTTATTAAGTGATCATTCATCTTATATCACAGGTGAAATATTAAAAGTTAATGGTGGATTATACGTTTAA
- the acpP gene encoding acyl carrier protein, whose translation MALLDDVKAVVVEQLDCDPAEVKEDSKFIEDLGADSLDVVELVMALEEKFDIEIPDEDAEKILTVADAIKYIENNA comes from the coding sequence ATGGCATTATTAGATGATGTAAAAGCAGTAGTTGTAGAGCAATTAGATTGTGATCCAGCAGAAGTAAAAGAAGATTCAAAGTTCATTGAAGATTTAGGTGCTGACTCATTAGATGTAGTAGAATTAGTTATGGCTTTAGAAGAAAAATTCGATATCGAAATCCCAGATGAAGATGCAGAAAAAATCTTAACTGTTGCAGATGCTATAAAATACATCGAAAATAACGCGTAA
- a CDS encoding beta-ketoacyl-ACP synthase II: MKRVVVTGIGTINSTGHNVKDSFEAVVNGVCGIDTITLFDASDFSVTIAGEVKDFNPETVMDKKEVKKADRFIQLGIKAALEAMIDSGYVTSENKKVDSSIAERFGIISGSGIGGLSTIEKNSVVCETRGSRKISPFFIPSSLANMLSGFISIEHNLKGPSLSHVTACAASTHALNDAVKTIMIGGADRILVVGAESAICGAGVGGFAAMKALSTRNDEPKKASRPFDKDRDGFVMGEGAGALVVEDLESALARNAKIYCEIIGFGESGDANHITAPVIDGPLRAMKAAFEMAKNITGEYPKIDYINTHGTSTPVGDKNETAAIKELFAGKENCPPVSSTKGQIGHCLGAAGAIEAIMAIKALEEGIIPPTINVENQDPDCDLDIVPNIARKAELTTVMSNNFGFGGTNGSVIFKKFIK; encoded by the coding sequence ATGAAAAGAGTTGTTGTAACAGGTATAGGTACTATTAATTCTACAGGACATAATGTAAAAGATTCTTTTGAAGCTGTTGTAAATGGTGTTTGTGGTATTGATACTATAACACTATTTGATGCAAGTGATTTTTCAGTGACAATAGCTGGTGAGGTAAAAGATTTTAATCCTGAAACAGTAATGGATAAAAAAGAAGTTAAAAAAGCTGATAGATTTATTCAATTAGGTATAAAAGCAGCTCTTGAGGCAATGATTGATTCAGGATATGTAACATCTGAAAATAAAAAAGTTGATTCTTCTATAGCTGAAAGATTTGGGATAATCTCAGGTTCAGGAATTGGTGGTTTATCTACTATTGAAAAAAACTCTGTTGTGTGTGAAACTAGAGGTTCAAGAAAAATATCACCATTTTTTATTCCTTCATCACTTGCAAATATGTTAAGTGGTTTTATTTCGATTGAACACAACTTAAAAGGTCCTTCTTTATCACATGTAACAGCTTGTGCAGCTTCAACTCATGCATTAAATGATGCAGTTAAAACTATAATGATTGGTGGAGCAGATAGAATATTAGTTGTAGGTGCAGAAAGTGCTATTTGTGGTGCTGGAGTTGGTGGATTTGCTGCAATGAAAGCATTATCTACAAGAAATGATGAACCTAAAAAAGCATCAAGACCTTTTGATAAAGATAGAGATGGTTTTGTTATGGGAGAAGGTGCTGGTGCTTTAGTTGTTGAAGATTTAGAGAGTGCATTAGCAAGAAATGCAAAAATTTATTGTGAAATTATAGGTTTTGGAGAATCAGGTGATGCTAATCATATCACTGCACCTGTAATAGATGGTCCATTAAGAGCAATGAAAGCAGCATTTGAAATGGCTAAAAACATAACTGGTGAATATCCAAAAATTGATTATATTAATACTCATGGAACTTCAACACCTGTTGGAGATAAAAATGAAACAGCTGCAATTAAAGAACTTTTTGCTGGAAAAGAGAATTGTCCTCCAGTTTCATCAACAAAAGGTCAAATCGGTCATTGTTTAGGTGCAGCTGGTGCTATTGAAGCTATTATGGCAATTAAAGCATTAGAAGAAGGTATAATTCCTCCAACTATAAATGTTGAAAATCAAGATCCAGATTGCGATTTAGATATAGTTCCAAATATTGCAAGAAAAGCAGAATTGACAACTGTAATGAGTAATAATTTTGGTTTTGGTGGAACTAACGGTTCAGTAATTTTTAAAAAATTTATTAAATAA
- the accA gene encoding acetyl-CoA carboxylase carboxyl transferase subunit alpha, translating to MAAYLEFEDKIKKIEEDIIVAKTKADEHAVEILEKKLEKEVEKTFKNLSDYQKLQLARHPDRPYAMDYITGLLTNAYEIHGDRHYVDDHAIVCYLGFIGTQKVLVIGEQKGRGTKDKLYRNFGMPSPEGYRKALRAAKMADKFQIPILMLVDTPGAYPGIGAEERNQSEAIARNLYEFADLTTPTVSVVIGEGGSGGALAISVADKLAMMRYSVYAVISPEGCSAILWNDPSKVETAANALKITAENLKELNLIDDVINEPLIGAHRQKEEAVFALKEYFLNSLEELNKLTPQERLEKKYQKIMALGSFQ from the coding sequence TTGGCAGCTTACTTAGAATTTGAAGATAAAATCAAAAAAATAGAAGAAGATATAATTGTTGCAAAAACAAAAGCAGATGAACATGCTGTAGAAATATTGGAAAAAAAATTAGAAAAAGAAGTTGAAAAAACTTTTAAAAATTTAAGTGATTATCAAAAACTTCAACTTGCACGTCATCCAGATAGACCATATGCAATGGACTACATTACTGGATTGTTAACTAATGCTTATGAAATTCATGGTGATAGACATTATGTTGATGATCATGCAATCGTGTGTTATTTAGGATTTATTGGAACTCAAAAAGTTCTAGTAATAGGTGAACAAAAAGGTAGAGGAACAAAAGATAAACTTTACAGAAATTTTGGTATGCCAAGTCCTGAAGGATATAGAAAAGCCTTAAGAGCTGCTAAAATGGCCGATAAATTTCAGATTCCAATTTTAATGTTGGTGGACACTCCAGGTGCCTATCCAGGTATTGGAGCTGAAGAGCGAAATCAAAGTGAAGCAATTGCTAGAAATTTGTATGAATTTGCTGATTTAACTACTCCAACTGTTTCAGTTGTTATTGGAGAAGGTGGTTCAGGTGGGGCTTTGGCTATTTCTGTAGCTGATAAACTTGCTATGATGAGATATTCAGTTTATGCTGTTATTTCACCTGAAGGTTGTAGTGCTATTTTATGGAATGATCCATCAAAAGTTGAAACAGCAGCTAATGCATTAAAAATCACAGCTGAAAATTTAAAAGAGCTTAATTTAATTGATGATGTAATAAATGAGCCATTAATTGGTGCTCATAGACAAAAAGAAGAGGCTGTTTTTGCTTTAAAAGAATATTTTCTAAACTCTTTAGAAGAATTAAATAAATTAACTCCACAAGAAAGATTAGAGAAAAAATACCAAAAAATTATGGCATTAGGTTCTTTCCAATAA
- a CDS encoding histidine triad nucleotide-binding protein: MCIFCKIVKGEIPNQTILEDENFLAFNDINPTRKIHVLIIPKEHYESFDVVPAQVMSGMTTFIQKVAEKLDVKKSGYRLITNIGDHGGQEVHHLHFHLIGGEPAGRLVRDRQES; this comes from the coding sequence ATGTGTATATTCTGTAAGATTGTAAAAGGTGAGATACCAAATCAAACTATTTTAGAGGATGAAAATTTCTTAGCATTTAATGATATTAATCCAACTAGAAAAATTCATGTTTTGATTATTCCAAAAGAACATTATGAATCTTTTGATGTTGTTCCAGCACAAGTAATGTCAGGGATGACAACTTTTATTCAAAAAGTTGCTGAAAAACTAGATGTGAAAAAAAGTGGTTATAGATTAATCACAAATATTGGAGACCATGGTGGTCAAGAAGTACATCATTTACATTTTCATTTAATAGGTGGTGAACCTGCTGGTAGGTTAGTGAGAGATAGACAAGAATCTTAA
- the pheS gene encoding phenylalanine--tRNA ligase subunit alpha — MTQWIEKIANATSLEELENLRIDTLGKKGILTLEFAKMKSVPNEEKKSFAENLNKNKTLITDALETKKLVLEKEALNKKLEAERIDVTRFNNELSCGATHPVVETMDRIIKYFQNLNFAVEEGPLVEDDFHNFEALNLPKYHPARDMQDTFYNKDYTLLRTHTSPVQIRTMLSQKTPIRMIAPGTVFRRDFDITHTPMFHQIEALVVDEADKVSFANLKHVLVEFLQHMFGDVEVRFRPSFFPFTEPSAEVDISCVFCKGEGCRVCSHTGWLEVLGCGVVDENVFKAVGYENKSGYAFGLGVERFAMLIHNIGDLRSLFESDTRLLGQFK; from the coding sequence GTGACACAGTGGATTGAAAAAATAGCCAATGCTACATCACTTGAAGAGTTAGAAAATTTAAGAATTGATACTTTAGGGAAAAAAGGTATTTTAACTTTAGAATTTGCTAAAATGAAAAGTGTTCCAAATGAAGAAAAAAAATCATTTGCAGAAAATTTAAATAAAAATAAAACATTGATAACAGATGCTTTAGAAACTAAAAAACTTGTATTAGAAAAAGAAGCTTTAAATAAAAAATTAGAAGCTGAAAGAATTGATGTAACAAGATTCAATAATGAATTATCATGTGGGGCTACTCATCCTGTAGTTGAAACAATGGATAGAATTATTAAATATTTCCAAAATTTAAATTTTGCTGTTGAAGAGGGTCCTTTAGTTGAAGATGATTTTCATAATTTTGAAGCACTAAATCTACCTAAATATCATCCAGCACGTGATATGCAAGATACTTTTTATAATAAAGATTATACGCTACTAAGAACTCATACTTCTCCTGTTCAAATAAGAACTATGCTTAGTCAAAAAACGCCAATTAGAATGATTGCACCAGGAACGGTATTTAGAAGAGATTTTGATATTACACACACTCCAATGTTCCACCAAATTGAAGCATTAGTTGTGGATGAAGCTGACAAAGTTTCATTTGCAAATTTAAAACATGTATTAGTTGAATTTTTACAACATATGTTTGGTGATGTTGAAGTAAGATTTAGACCATCATTCTTCCCATTCACTGAACCATCAGCTGAAGTAGATATCTCTTGTGTATTCTGTAAAGGTGAAGGATGTAGAGTTTGTTCACATACAGGTTGGCTAGAAGTTTTAGGTTGTGGTGTAGTTGATGAAAATGTATTTAAAGCAGTTGGCTATGAGAATAAATCTGGTTATGCATTTGGTTTAGGTGTTGAAAGATTTGCAATGCTAATCCATAATATTGGAGATTTAAGATCACTATTTGAAAGTGATACAAGATTATTAGGACAGTTCAAATGA